One genomic segment of Aliarcobacter cibarius includes these proteins:
- a CDS encoding metallophosphoesterase encodes MIFLTFIIAIFHEIISFGIKKTKYTKNRREFFKKSLDIAATSVILATNAKAMDNARNIELEVVDVEIKNLKDRYKIIQLSDIHIGGLIDKHFIKDLVSKVNILGANLVVITGDLVDTKLEFAKDALDELKNLKSIYGTYFIVGNHEYFHGVSPIIDYVNSLGIKVLENESVYIGDKNSGFNLAGVYDRFGFRYGSYKPDITKALKDCVDSPTVLLAHQPKYIKDLENTDNIDLILCGHTHGGQIFPFNFLVKLEQPYVKGLNQHDETTQVYVNKGTGFWGPPMRLGASSEITILNLKEARA; translated from the coding sequence GTGATTTTTTTAACATTTATTATTGCCATTTTTCACGAAATCATCTCATTTGGTATTAAAAAAACAAAATATACAAAAAATCGTAGGGAATTCTTTAAAAAATCACTTGATATAGCTGCAACTTCAGTTATCTTAGCTACTAATGCAAAAGCGATGGATAATGCTAGAAATATAGAATTAGAAGTAGTTGATGTAGAAATCAAAAACTTAAAAGATAGATATAAAATTATACAACTAAGTGATATTCATATTGGTGGTTTGATAGATAAACACTTTATAAAAGATTTAGTCTCAAAGGTAAATATCTTAGGTGCTAATTTAGTTGTAATAACTGGTGACTTAGTGGATACTAAATTAGAGTTCGCAAAAGATGCTTTAGATGAATTAAAAAATTTAAAATCAATTTATGGTACATATTTTATTGTGGGAAATCATGAATATTTTCATGGAGTTTCACCAATAATAGATTATGTAAATAGTCTAGGAATAAAAGTTTTAGAAAATGAATCAGTTTATATTGGCGATAAAAATAGTGGTTTTAATTTAGCAGGAGTTTATGATAGATTTGGTTTTAGATATGGTTCTTATAAACCAGATATCACTAAAGCATTAAAAGATTGTGTTGATTCACCTACTGTACTTCTTGCACATCAACCAAAATATATAAAAGATTTAGAAAATACAGATAATATTGATTTAATTTTATGTGGACATACACATGGTGGGCAGATTTTTCCCTTTAATTTTTTAGTAAAGCTTGAACAACCATATGTAAAAGGTTTAAATCAACACGATGAAACAACTCAAGTTTATGTAAATAAAGGAACAGGGTTTTGGGGACCACCAATGAGACTTGGTGCTAGTAGTGAGATAACTATTTTAAATTTAAAAGAGGCAAGAGCTTAA
- a CDS encoding aminotransferase class V-fold PLP-dependent enzyme, producing MQKDIFRPFLNENIDVLNFLRYNTIGKNKDKYFDFTASGLAFRQIENRVHEVLETYANTHSKESSNAKVTTHYYEQARENLAKNFELTDDFTILPSGCGSTAAIKHFQELLGLYIPPATKKRFGYKKDKKNVPLIIVGPYEHHSNELSFRESLANVKRVKLTDDGLIDLKHLKKILENNKDKEIIASFCIASNVSGIITPYKKISKILRKYNALICFDAAASSPYMNIPCKYYDAMFVSSHKLLGGPSSCGLLIIKKSLIDTSLAPTFSGGGTVKYVNKKSQIYEDKIELREDAGTPPILQLIRSSLAYQLRNEIGFEFIKQRKDELLKYLLEELKSIPNLVIYGNQEVDNIGIVSFNIKGFNPYSLCEKLSNNGNFQTRAGCSCAGPYGHDLLGLKKVSMKNRPGWLRVGVHYMQTKEDIKALVDEIKSNLV from the coding sequence ATGCAAAAAGATATTTTTAGACCGTTTTTAAATGAAAATATAGATGTTTTAAATTTTCTAAGATATAACACAATAGGTAAAAATAAAGATAAATATTTTGATTTCACAGCATCAGGTTTAGCTTTTAGACAAATAGAAAATAGAGTTCATGAGGTTTTAGAAACTTATGCAAATACTCATTCAAAAGAGTCTTCAAATGCCAAAGTTACAACACATTATTATGAGCAAGCTAGAGAAAATTTAGCAAAGAATTTTGAATTAACTGATGATTTTACAATTCTTCCTAGTGGTTGTGGTTCAACTGCAGCTATAAAACATTTTCAAGAGCTTTTAGGACTTTATATCCCACCCGCAACAAAAAAGAGATTTGGTTATAAAAAAGATAAAAAAAATGTTCCTTTAATAATAGTTGGTCCATATGAGCATCATTCAAATGAGTTATCTTTTAGAGAATCTTTGGCAAATGTAAAAAGAGTTAAATTAACTGATGATGGTTTAATTGATTTAAAACATTTAAAAAAGATTTTAGAAAATAATAAAGATAAAGAAATAATTGCATCTTTTTGTATAGCTTCAAATGTGAGTGGAATAATAACTCCATACAAAAAGATATCAAAAATTTTACGTAAATATAATGCTCTTATATGTTTTGATGCCGCAGCTTCAAGTCCTTATATGAATATTCCTTGTAAATATTATGATGCTATGTTTGTATCTTCTCATAAGCTTTTAGGGGGGCCTTCTTCTTGTGGGTTACTTATAATTAAAAAATCTTTGATAGATACTTCATTAGCACCTACATTTAGTGGTGGTGGAACTGTAAAATATGTAAATAAAAAGTCTCAAATTTATGAAGATAAGATTGAACTCAGAGAAGATGCAGGAACACCACCTATATTGCAGTTAATTAGATCATCTTTAGCTTATCAACTTAGAAATGAAATTGGATTTGAATTTATAAAGCAAAGAAAAGATGAGCTTTTAAAATATCTTTTAGAAGAGTTAAAATCTATTCCAAATTTAGTTATTTATGGAAATCAAGAAGTTGATAATATAGGAATAGTATCTTTTAATATAAAAGGTTTTAATCCATACTCTCTTTGTGAAAAGCTTTCAAATAACGGTAATTTTCAAACTAGAGCTGGATGTTCATGTGCAGGACCATATGGACATGATTTATTAGGTCTTAAAAAAGTATCTATGAAAAATCGGCCAGGGTGGCTTAGAGTTGGAGTTCATTATATGCAAACAAAGGAGGATATAAAGGCTTTAGTTGATGAAATAAAGAGTAATTTAGTTTAA
- a CDS encoding saccharopine dehydrogenase family protein, with the protein MKVAFFGVGAVCSVISTLLCEQSSKNLKNCVEFLFIVRDEKKARLHFYKNSELLENSKFLEVSSFEEIFHHPIKYKKELENYDIFINSSTPSYNIEIMNLALEFNSNYVDLASDIYKDEVIDSLKFEQQKLEQEFKNKNLFALINLGVSPGITNFLIGERINSLQNLPYEVKITKLELNLLEEIQSKKLIFSWSPKVAIDELAFSPIFFKKNNPKIIEPFSKSKFYKFPYFRNVVEVYPVFQEELISLKQSFPQIENLKLNIGGNELELMKNLYQLNLFSNKYCYEDENEKISINSIIKNIVPKMKSPEIIEDYIKKKTIKYAEFSAIADIYLEISHPDKKKKIKSIESIGLSFSKYPELLKTPYSGSTYVSYPTGIGAGILIFYSYMKKELLNGVILSENLPKIFGNSVNDIIKRELSSYKINIYNLIK; encoded by the coding sequence ATGAAAGTAGCTTTTTTTGGTGTAGGTGCTGTTTGTAGTGTTATTTCAACACTTTTGTGTGAGCAATCAAGTAAAAACTTGAAAAATTGTGTAGAGTTTTTATTTATAGTGAGAGATGAAAAAAAAGCGAGATTACATTTTTATAAAAATAGTGAGTTATTAGAAAATTCAAAATTTTTAGAAGTATCAAGTTTTGAAGAAATTTTTCATCATCCAATTAAATATAAAAAAGAGTTAGAAAACTATGATATATTCATTAATAGTTCAACACCATCATACAATATTGAAATTATGAATTTAGCTTTGGAATTTAATTCAAACTATGTTGATTTAGCGAGTGATATTTATAAAGATGAAGTTATAGATTCTTTAAAATTTGAACAACAAAAGCTTGAACAAGAGTTTAAAAATAAAAATCTTTTTGCTTTGATTAATTTAGGGGTTTCTCCAGGAATTACAAATTTTTTAATAGGTGAAAGAATTAACTCTTTACAAAATCTTCCTTATGAAGTAAAAATCACAAAATTAGAATTGAATCTTCTTGAAGAGATACAATCTAAAAAATTAATTTTTTCATGGTCACCGAAAGTAGCTATTGATGAATTAGCGTTTTCTCCTATTTTTTTTAAGAAAAATAATCCAAAAATTATAGAACCTTTTTCTAAATCGAAGTTTTATAAATTTCCTTATTTTAGAAATGTTGTAGAGGTATATCCAGTTTTTCAAGAGGAGTTAATATCTTTAAAACAAAGTTTTCCACAAATTGAAAATCTTAAATTGAATATTGGTGGAAATGAGCTTGAATTAATGAAAAATTTATATCAATTGAATCTTTTTTCAAATAAATATTGTTATGAAGATGAAAATGAAAAGATTTCGATAAATAGCATTATAAAAAATATTGTACCAAAGATGAAAAGTCCAGAAATTATAGAAGATTATATAAAAAAGAAGACTATAAAATATGCTGAATTTAGTGCTATTGCTGATATATATTTAGAAATTTCACATCCAGATAAAAAGAAAAAAATTAAAAGTATTGAATCAATTGGATTATCTTTTAGTAAATATCCAGAACTTTTAAAAACTCCATATTCTGGTTCTACTTATGTATCATATCCAACAGGTATTGGAGCAGGAATTCTTATTTTTTATTCATATATGAAAAAAGAGCTTTTAAATGGTGTAATTTTGAGTGAAAACCTTCCAAAAATTTTTGGAAATAGTGTTAATGATATTATAAAAAGAGAGTTAAGTAGCTATAAAATAAATATTTATAATTTGATTAAATAG
- the trpB gene encoding tryptophan synthase subunit beta: protein MHKQKPYLDNFPNENGYFGKFGGAYIPPELQKPFKEIEEVYQKLSKDFEFLSELKKIRKYYQGRPTPVYFAKNLSNIVGGNIYLKREDLNHTGAHKLNHCMAEALLAKYLGKKKLIAETGAGQHGVALATAAAYFGLECEIHMGEVDIKKEHPNVVKMKILGAKVVPVTKGLKTLKEAVDSAFESYLSDTKNSIFAIGSVVGPHPFPKMVRDFQSVIGFEAKEQFLEMTGKLPDMVTACVGGGSNAMGIFSAFIEDSVELYAVEPAGKGQNLGEHSASLTYGEEGIMHGFNSIMLKDERGEAAPVHSIASGIDYPSVGPEHAYLNSIGRTKIGLCTDEEAVDAFYTLSRLEGIIPALESSHALAFAMKYAKENKGKSILVSLSGRGDKDIDFIIENFPRN, encoded by the coding sequence ATGCACAAACAAAAACCTTATTTAGATAACTTTCCTAATGAAAATGGATATTTTGGTAAATTTGGAGGAGCATATATCCCACCAGAATTACAAAAACCGTTCAAAGAGATTGAAGAAGTCTATCAAAAACTATCAAAAGATTTTGAATTTTTATCTGAATTAAAAAAAATTAGAAAATATTATCAAGGAAGACCAACACCCGTATATTTTGCAAAAAATTTATCAAATATCGTTGGTGGAAATATATACTTAAAAAGAGAAGATTTAAATCATACAGGTGCACATAAATTAAATCACTGCATGGCCGAAGCACTTTTAGCAAAATATTTAGGTAAAAAGAAATTAATAGCAGAAACAGGAGCTGGACAACATGGAGTTGCCCTAGCAACTGCAGCTGCATATTTTGGATTAGAGTGTGAAATACATATGGGTGAAGTAGATATAAAAAAAGAACACCCAAATGTTGTAAAAATGAAAATTTTAGGTGCAAAAGTAGTACCAGTAACAAAAGGACTTAAAACTTTAAAAGAAGCAGTTGATAGTGCATTTGAAAGTTATTTAAGTGATACAAAAAACTCTATATTTGCAATTGGTTCGGTTGTAGGTCCTCATCCATTTCCAAAAATGGTTAGAGATTTTCAAAGCGTTATTGGATTTGAAGCAAAAGAACAATTTTTAGAAATGACTGGTAAACTTCCTGATATGGTAACAGCTTGCGTTGGTGGTGGAAGTAATGCAATGGGAATATTTAGTGCATTTATTGAAGATAGTGTTGAATTATATGCTGTTGAACCAGCTGGGAAAGGTCAAAATTTAGGTGAACATAGTGCAAGTTTAACTTATGGAGAAGAGGGAATTATGCATGGATTTAATTCTATTATGTTAAAAGATGAAAGAGGTGAAGCTGCACCTGTTCACTCAATTGCAAGTGGAATAGATTATCCATCTGTTGGACCTGAGCATGCTTATTTAAATAGTATTGGAAGAACTAAAATAGGTCTTTGTACAGATGAAGAAGCTGTTGATGCATTTTATACACTTTCAAGACTTGAAGGAATTATTCCCGCTCTTGAATCTTCTCATGCTTTAGCTTTTGCCATGAAATATGCAAAAGAGAATAAAGGTAAATCAATTTTAGTAAGTCTTAGTGGAAGAGGGGATAAAGATATAGATTTTATTATAGAAAATTTTCCAAGAAATTAA
- the purN gene encoding phosphoribosylglycinamide formyltransferase, translating to MENRKKIGILASYNGSGFETIQNAILNGVLNAEVCVVITNNTNAGVLEKANRYGVDSFVINSKFYPDENLDLKITKILKEYKCDYIFLSGFMKKIEKNLLENFPKKIINTHPAILPSIYGGAGMYGSFVHQAVVKNGEKKSGVTIHYIDENYDEGETILIKELELSPNETAETLETKIKDLEKIAIVEAFKKVLA from the coding sequence ATGGAAAATAGAAAAAAAATTGGAATTTTAGCTTCATATAATGGTAGTGGTTTTGAAACTATTCAAAATGCAATTTTAAATGGAGTTTTAAATGCTGAAGTTTGTGTGGTAATTACAAATAACACAAATGCAGGAGTTTTAGAAAAAGCAAACAGATATGGAGTTGATAGTTTTGTAATAAATTCAAAGTTTTATCCAGATGAAAATCTTGATTTAAAAATAACTAAAATTCTAAAAGAATATAAATGTGATTATATTTTTTTATCTGGGTTTATGAAAAAAATAGAAAAGAATTTATTAGAAAATTTTCCTAAAAAAATAATAAATACACATCCTGCAATTTTACCATCAATTTATGGAGGAGCTGGAATGTACGGAAGTTTTGTACATCAAGCAGTTGTAAAAAATGGTGAAAAAAAATCTGGAGTAACTATTCATTATATTGACGAAAATTACGATGAAGGAGAAACAATTTTAATAAAAGAGTTAGAATTAAGTCCTAATGAAACAGCTGAAACTTTAGAAACAAAAATAAAAGATTTAGAAAAAATCGCTATTGTAGAAGCATTCAAAAAAGTTTTAGCATAA